Proteins from a genomic interval of Halomonas alkaliantarctica:
- a CDS encoding RHO alpha subunit C-terminal catalytic domain-containing protein, whose translation MKRSDLKKLNLNLVPVQCEAVAGLVFINLNEENEMPLEVYLGNYIDKVALPHQTQRMHCVQEKSYALTTNWKLYIEVDMETLHTNFIHSRSIGSQPVKPVEHDRNWFGVYHQNSLSPALFPEKRNLAFPAPRDVIGEAAEGTHFSVILPGFFIVTAPEVMWWIQKTPISATRTSVNVGYAFHDETLARHDFNEIAPHYFERLDQVILEDDQICEYQLEGLNNRVQGHYTPVEPVAAYFSGLIETLLLEAGYE comes from the coding sequence GTGAAAAGAAGTGATCTTAAAAAGTTAAATCTAAATCTGGTTCCAGTTCAATGTGAAGCTGTAGCTGGTTTGGTATTCATTAATCTTAATGAAGAAAACGAGATGCCGCTTGAGGTCTATCTAGGCAACTACATAGATAAGGTGGCTCTACCACACCAAACTCAGAGAATGCATTGTGTTCAAGAAAAGTCCTATGCATTAACGACAAATTGGAAGTTATACATTGAAGTAGATATGGAGACTCTCCATACCAACTTCATACACAGTCGCTCGATTGGTAGCCAGCCAGTTAAGCCGGTAGAACATGATCGCAACTGGTTTGGTGTTTATCATCAGAACTCTCTTTCTCCAGCATTATTTCCTGAAAAACGTAACCTCGCCTTTCCAGCTCCCCGTGACGTTATCGGCGAAGCAGCAGAAGGCACCCATTTCAGCGTCATTCTTCCAGGTTTTTTCATTGTAACTGCACCCGAAGTTATGTGGTGGATTCAGAAGACGCCAATCTCCGCTACTCGCACAAGCGTCAATGTTGGTTACGCATTTCATGATGAAACCTTGGCGAGGCATGACTTTAACGAGATCGCGCCACACTATTTCGAACGCCTTGATCAAGTAATTCTAGAGGATGACCAGATTTGTGAATACCAACTGGAAGGATTGAACAATCGTGTGCAAGGGCATTACACACCAGTTGAACCTGTCGCCGCCTACTTTTCGGGGCTAATCGAAACATTGCTCCTGGAGGCGGGGTATGAATAG
- a CDS encoding type II toxin-antitoxin system RelE/ParE family toxin, with protein sequence MIRSFKHKGLAKFFKSGSTAGIQAAHAKRLRLILGRLNAASDTKDMDLPGLRLHELSGNRSGIWSVTVSGNWRVTFRFEDGDAEIVNYEDYH encoded by the coding sequence ATGATCCGAAGCTTCAAACACAAAGGTTTGGCAAAGTTCTTCAAATCCGGCAGCACTGCAGGGATTCAGGCCGCTCATGCAAAGAGGCTTCGGCTTATTCTTGGTCGGCTCAATGCTGCGTCAGATACCAAAGATATGGACTTACCAGGCCTTCGGTTGCACGAACTCTCAGGAAATCGCTCTGGTATCTGGTCAGTCACGGTTAGTGGTAACTGGCGAGTGACGTTTCGGTTTGAGGACGGAGATGCCGAGATAGTGAATTATGAAGATTACCACTGA
- a CDS encoding LysR family transcriptional regulator, translating into MKWSLDQLRTFIYVADLGGFSRAGERLFLAQSTVSWQVQQLERQIGAPLLYRTPSGVTLTEKGHAFYLRAQKVINANDEAERWLAQSFADRQIIRFATTDCYATCLLPSLLELWKCQFPNVQVTLDCSFSTDIWKRFKNGEFDIALAQHCPSDIDAEPIRVEPLEWVCARSSLVWKQSTLPVALFEYGCPDREFILNALKGADREYRVEFETYSYGGLVAAVESGAVVSALPKSTIPPTLRRLDSQHCLPRLPSLNVNLASPKKSSDRICSQLYDAVVLHLAEYEQSLTIKGKELLQ; encoded by the coding sequence ATGAAATGGAGCTTGGATCAGCTGCGCACATTTATCTATGTTGCAGATTTGGGCGGTTTTTCACGGGCGGGAGAGCGACTCTTTCTGGCCCAATCTACTGTCAGTTGGCAAGTTCAGCAGCTTGAACGCCAGATTGGCGCTCCACTGCTCTACCGCACCCCAAGCGGCGTTACCCTTACCGAAAAAGGCCATGCCTTCTATCTAAGGGCACAAAAGGTCATTAACGCAAACGATGAGGCTGAGCGATGGTTGGCGCAGAGCTTTGCTGATCGCCAGATCATTCGGTTCGCCACCACAGATTGCTACGCAACTTGTCTGTTGCCAAGCCTACTTGAGCTTTGGAAATGTCAGTTTCCCAATGTTCAAGTGACATTGGATTGTAGCTTCAGCACTGATATCTGGAAGCGCTTTAAAAACGGGGAATTCGATATTGCTCTGGCTCAGCATTGTCCTTCTGACATCGATGCAGAGCCTATTCGAGTTGAACCATTGGAGTGGGTTTGCGCCAGAAGTTCGCTCGTTTGGAAACAGAGTACGCTACCCGTCGCTTTATTCGAGTACGGCTGCCCTGACAGAGAATTCATCCTAAATGCACTCAAAGGCGCAGACCGTGAGTATAGAGTTGAGTTCGAAACCTACAGCTATGGAGGGCTTGTGGCAGCAGTGGAAAGCGGAGCTGTAGTTTCGGCACTGCCCAAATCAACGATACCACCCACCCTCAGGCGCCTGGATAGCCAGCATTGTCTCCCACGGCTGCCCTCTTTAAACGTAAATTTAGCAAGCCCCAAAAAAAGCAGTGATCGCATATGCAGCCAACTGTATGACGCTGTTGTACTGCACTTGGCCGAATACGAACAGAGTTTAACAATCAAAGGCAAGGAGTTACTCCAATAA
- a CDS encoding HigA family addiction module antitoxin — MLMHNPPHPGEVLRELCLEPLGLTVTAAAEALGVSRKTLSAVLNGKAGISPEMAVRLSIAFDTSAESWLNQQSQYELWHAEQHRKELKVKRLVAA; from the coding sequence ATGTTGATGCACAATCCTCCCCACCCTGGTGAAGTATTACGCGAGCTTTGCTTGGAGCCCTTAGGTCTTACTGTGACAGCCGCAGCGGAAGCGCTGGGAGTAAGCCGCAAAACGCTGAGTGCTGTCCTGAACGGCAAGGCCGGTATTAGCCCTGAAATGGCGGTGCGGCTTTCTATCGCGTTTGATACCTCTGCGGAAAGCTGGCTGAACCAGCAGTCCCAATACGAACTCTGGCACGCCGAACAGCATCGTAAAGAGCTTAAAGTAAAGCGGCTGGTTGCCGCCTAA
- a CDS encoding DsbA family oxidoreductase: protein MQKVRIDLVSDVACPWCAIGYRRLEQALETLNGEIDVELVWQPFELNRDMPSEGEPILEHLCRKYGKDAATMEQSQREIMAAAEELGLNFRGALERRANNTFAAHRVLAWAGTQNQETALQLALFEAYFGEAKNPADPAVLREKAIEVGLDGDTAEAIARSDQYADEVRAAEQRFMDAGVNAVPAFILDGRYLISGAQPADVLVDALRQVAEENASR from the coding sequence ATGCAAAAGGTAAGAATCGACCTGGTATCCGATGTGGCCTGCCCGTGGTGCGCGATCGGCTACCGGCGCTTGGAGCAAGCGCTAGAGACACTCAATGGCGAGATTGATGTTGAGTTGGTCTGGCAGCCTTTTGAGCTGAACCGCGATATGCCGTCCGAGGGTGAGCCGATCCTGGAGCACTTGTGCCGCAAGTACGGTAAAGATGCGGCCACCATGGAGCAGTCCCAGCGCGAGATTATGGCCGCCGCCGAAGAGCTTGGCCTGAATTTCCGCGGTGCCCTGGAGCGTCGGGCGAACAATACCTTCGCGGCCCACCGCGTGCTGGCGTGGGCCGGAACGCAAAACCAAGAGACAGCCCTGCAACTGGCACTGTTCGAGGCCTATTTCGGTGAGGCGAAGAACCCCGCCGACCCAGCGGTGCTGCGTGAGAAGGCCATTGAGGTTGGGCTTGACGGTGATACCGCTGAGGCCATCGCCCGCTCCGATCAGTACGCGGACGAAGTGCGAGCGGCAGAACAGCGCTTTATGGACGCAGGGGTAAACGCCGTACCGGCATTTATTCTAGATGGACGCTACCTGATTTCAGGCGCCCAGCCTGCCGACGTGTTGGTCGATGCGCTTCGTCAGGTAGCTGAGGAAAACGCTAGCCGCTAA
- a CDS encoding nucleotide-binding protein: MSRKPRIFIGSSSESLDVADAVNLNLDHKAEVTIWRNGTFDLSSNTIDALANKAKTVDFSLFIFSPDDIAIIRNQQKAIVRDNVLFELGLFIGSLGKERCFILKPRGVDLHFPTDLLGVTPADYEPNRSDGDLASSVNHACVLMKQQMEKLHTVESASTGMPPPKISIDAANLKDFDYLVLAQLLSTATSDPEGHMLYQLKNNLKEQSHIVDLAVIRLERVGYIEKRNDSDMNGNEFYTYKITPQGIELLLENEELAFPSPKTPQAPLKKAWDSFDDDIPF, translated from the coding sequence ATGAGTAGAAAACCAAGAATATTTATAGGCTCTTCATCGGAGAGCCTTGATGTGGCTGATGCAGTGAATCTTAATCTAGATCATAAGGCCGAAGTCACCATTTGGAGAAATGGAACATTTGATCTTTCGAGTAACACCATTGATGCTTTAGCAAATAAAGCTAAAACAGTGGACTTTTCTCTGTTTATTTTTTCTCCAGATGATATCGCGATAATTCGAAATCAACAAAAAGCCATAGTTCGTGATAATGTTCTTTTCGAGCTTGGATTGTTTATCGGTTCACTCGGAAAAGAAAGGTGCTTCATTCTTAAGCCGAGAGGAGTCGATCTTCATTTTCCGACGGATCTTCTAGGTGTCACTCCAGCAGATTATGAGCCAAATAGATCGGATGGTGATTTAGCATCTTCTGTAAATCACGCTTGCGTGCTTATGAAGCAGCAAATGGAAAAGTTACATACGGTAGAGAGTGCCTCCACTGGTATGCCACCGCCAAAGATCAGTATCGATGCCGCTAACCTCAAGGATTTCGACTATTTGGTTCTTGCTCAACTCTTGAGTACGGCAACATCAGATCCAGAAGGGCACATGCTTTACCAGCTAAAAAATAACTTGAAAGAGCAATCCCATATAGTAGACCTAGCTGTAATTCGTCTGGAGCGCGTCGGTTATATCGAAAAACGAAACGACTCGGATATGAACGGAAATGAGTTTTATACCTATAAAATCACACCTCAAGGTATTGAATTACTTTTGGAAAACGAAGAATTGGCCTTCCCCTCTCCAAAAACTCCACAGGCACCACTAAAGAAAGCCTGGGATTCTTTCGATGATGATATTCCGTTCTAG
- a CDS encoding MFS transporter has protein sequence MNSTDTVMGKRLRMPIAWLKWGGWCLLISIFMSGFFFRFAPSTLSGSMQQELRLTATTLGIVASMHFWVYTLMQVPAGIFTDSVGIRKGGIIGGIVTAIGAFSFGFAPNLVVLLVGSALLGLGLSAVFVALMSYNATWFSPERHSLVMGTTMLLAALGSVIAQTPTAYLLHWFNWREVVLFFAALTLLATACLLFFCKDDPAPKRIRDSKAKTTVHPILRGNRYVFRERQVWLLFVCVAATNGTLYAFLGLWAVPLLTDGFSIQPAQAAQYATVALTVYGLSSLFWGWIADRIGAKKPIIVVTAMLSVAVWALMAFAEWEPGGVAMALFVLLGLSGGPVGVIFAATKESVALANVGFATALVNMGAFLTAALVQSGFGIILDSVSAADPETVPSLQSYQLALILPLTISGLGVVASLLLKERSLANEKLNE, from the coding sequence ATGAATAGCACGGATACCGTTATGGGTAAGCGCCTGCGGATGCCAATAGCTTGGCTCAAGTGGGGAGGCTGGTGCTTACTCATTAGCATCTTCATGAGTGGTTTTTTTTTCCGCTTTGCCCCCTCGACCCTTTCAGGGAGTATGCAACAAGAGCTTCGCTTGACAGCTACGACACTCGGCATTGTGGCATCAATGCATTTCTGGGTTTATACGCTGATGCAGGTGCCCGCTGGCATTTTTACTGACTCGGTGGGGATACGGAAGGGTGGCATTATCGGCGGTATAGTAACGGCGATAGGTGCTTTTTCCTTTGGTTTTGCGCCGAATCTTGTCGTTTTGCTTGTGGGGTCAGCGTTATTGGGGCTGGGCCTGTCAGCTGTATTTGTCGCCCTGATGAGTTACAACGCTACTTGGTTTTCCCCAGAGCGCCATTCCCTTGTTATGGGCACAACCATGCTACTGGCTGCGCTAGGAAGCGTAATAGCGCAGACCCCGACAGCGTATTTGTTGCATTGGTTCAACTGGAGAGAAGTCGTCCTTTTCTTCGCAGCCTTAACCTTATTGGCCACTGCATGTCTGCTTTTTTTCTGTAAAGACGACCCAGCACCAAAGCGGATACGTGACTCGAAAGCCAAGACGACTGTGCATCCAATACTGCGCGGAAATCGATATGTCTTTAGAGAGCGCCAGGTATGGTTACTATTTGTTTGTGTCGCGGCTACCAACGGAACCTTGTATGCATTTTTAGGGCTATGGGCTGTACCGCTATTGACCGATGGATTCAGCATCCAACCAGCGCAAGCAGCACAATATGCCACCGTTGCTTTAACGGTGTATGGTTTGAGCTCTTTATTTTGGGGGTGGATCGCTGACCGGATTGGGGCGAAGAAACCCATCATTGTTGTGACGGCTATGTTATCCGTCGCGGTATGGGCGCTTATGGCGTTTGCAGAGTGGGAGCCTGGCGGAGTGGCAATGGCACTGTTTGTACTTTTAGGACTCTCTGGCGGGCCGGTCGGGGTCATTTTTGCGGCTACCAAAGAGTCAGTCGCCTTGGCGAATGTTGGCTTTGCGACTGCTCTCGTTAATATGGGTGCCTTCCTGACCGCTGCTTTGGTTCAATCAGGTTTTGGGATCATTCTTGATAGCGTCTCTGCTGCTGACCCCGAAACTGTTCCAAGCCTTCAGAGCTATCAACTCGCGTTGATTCTACCCTTAACTATAAGCGGCTTGGGAGTAGTGGCATCCTTGCTGTTGAAAGAACGGAGCCTAGCGAATGAGAAGCTAAATGAGTGA
- a CDS encoding UbiH/UbiF/VisC/COQ6 family ubiquinone biosynthesis hydroxylase, which produces MQHDHDIIIVGGGMVGAALAARVGHAGFSVGLVEHGDAPTPPSGDYDLRISSLNARSLAFVKASGTTLPEERCCPFRHIDVSNQDGTGHSLFSAKDSGMDDFGIFIENRTLQYALWQRLEQLPSVTCYTQCAPLSTITSTTGRLLELDNGKTLSARLIVGADGAQSTLRELAGISVSSYDYHQRAMIINVETELPQQDVSWQVFTPTGPIAMLPLPGHRASLVWYDADKTTQAREQLDDDALKTAIEMAFPKRLGNLIRIVARASFPIKRQHAHRYIGKRLALIGDAAHVVHPLAGQGLNIGLHDADTLAEIIIQGRDPGDYVNLLRFECQRRAANQAMIAATDTFHHLFTGAKPLRQLGDLSLQLAERFPFAKRMMMQQANGLNPFKMH; this is translated from the coding sequence ATGCAGCACGATCATGACATTATTATTGTCGGTGGCGGCATGGTGGGCGCCGCCCTGGCGGCCCGCGTGGGTCATGCGGGCTTCTCCGTGGGGTTGGTGGAACACGGCGACGCCCCGACGCCCCCTAGCGGTGACTACGACCTGCGTATTTCATCGCTGAATGCCCGCTCGTTAGCGTTCGTTAAGGCCAGCGGCACGACTTTACCTGAGGAGCGTTGCTGCCCTTTTCGGCATATCGATGTCTCCAACCAGGACGGCACCGGCCACTCGCTGTTTTCCGCTAAAGATAGCGGCATGGATGACTTCGGCATCTTTATCGAAAACCGCACGCTGCAGTACGCCCTATGGCAGCGCCTGGAACAGCTGCCCAGCGTTACCTGCTACACCCAGTGCGCACCGTTAAGTACGATCACCTCAACCACTGGCCGCCTGCTGGAGCTGGATAATGGCAAAACCCTAAGCGCACGTCTGATCGTCGGCGCCGACGGCGCGCAATCGACCCTGCGCGAGCTAGCGGGGATCAGTGTTAGCAGCTACGACTACCACCAGCGGGCGATGATCATTAACGTGGAAACCGAACTGCCCCAGCAGGACGTCAGTTGGCAGGTCTTCACCCCCACCGGCCCGATTGCAATGCTGCCACTGCCCGGCCATCGCGCTTCCCTGGTGTGGTACGACGCAGATAAAACCACCCAAGCCCGCGAACAGCTTGACGACGACGCGCTTAAAACAGCCATTGAAATGGCGTTTCCTAAACGCCTGGGTAACCTCATCCGCATCGTCGCCCGGGCCAGCTTTCCCATCAAGCGCCAACACGCCCACCGCTATATCGGTAAGCGCCTGGCACTGATTGGCGATGCCGCCCATGTGGTGCATCCGTTGGCAGGCCAAGGCTTGAATATCGGCCTTCACGACGCTGATACGCTTGCCGAGATCATCATTCAAGGCCGCGACCCAGGCGACTATGTCAACCTACTCCGCTTTGAGTGCCAGCGCCGCGCGGCTAACCAAGCGATGATCGCCGCAACCGACACGTTTCATCACCTGTTTACCGGGGCCAAACCGCTGCGCCAACTGGGTGATTTAAGCCTGCAGCTCGCCGAGCGCTTCCCGTTTGCCAAGCGCATGATGATGCAGCAAGCCAACGGCTTGAATCCATTCAAAATGCACTAG
- a CDS encoding E22 family MetX-like putative esterase, translating into MTLSRQTLFTATLCSGLGLLLASPLWAWDGVVEKQTFEMDSFTTQGGETIPNVTVGWEAYGELNDARDNVILITHFFSGTSHAAGRYEAEGQPTGYWDAIIGPGKPLDTDEYYIISSDTLVNLGANDPNVTTTGPATINPETGEPWGMDFPVVTIRDFVEVQRELLESQGIESLHAVMGASMGALQAIEWASAYPDRVERLISVIGGGVTDPWLLATLSAWAAPIRLDANWNEGNYYDGEPPTEGLKEALKLVTLNANHWQWTNETFNRDWADEARDPAEDINARYAIEQTLDDIAAARAETSDANHLLYLVRANQTFMAGHGDSLEEGLAAIEAPTLMLYSENDLVFAPQGVRRTAELIEADGTDVTIETLEGTRGHLDGVVSIDQASDTLREFLQ; encoded by the coding sequence ATGACACTTTCACGACAAACGCTGTTCACGGCAACACTCTGTTCCGGCCTTGGCCTGCTGCTGGCTTCCCCTCTCTGGGCCTGGGATGGCGTCGTCGAGAAACAGACCTTCGAAATGGACAGCTTCACCACCCAGGGCGGCGAGACGATTCCCAACGTCACGGTGGGCTGGGAAGCCTACGGCGAGCTCAACGACGCCCGCGATAACGTCATTCTGATTACCCACTTTTTCTCCGGCACCAGCCATGCGGCAGGCCGCTATGAGGCAGAGGGGCAGCCGACCGGCTACTGGGATGCGATCATTGGCCCCGGCAAGCCGCTGGATACCGATGAGTACTACATCATCTCCTCGGATACCCTGGTCAACCTCGGTGCCAATGACCCCAACGTCACCACCACCGGGCCCGCTACCATCAATCCTGAAACCGGCGAACCCTGGGGCATGGACTTCCCGGTCGTCACCATCCGCGATTTTGTCGAGGTACAGCGCGAGCTACTGGAGAGCCAAGGCATTGAATCGCTGCATGCGGTGATGGGCGCCTCGATGGGCGCGCTACAGGCGATTGAGTGGGCCAGCGCCTACCCTGACCGAGTCGAGCGCTTAATCTCCGTGATTGGCGGCGGCGTTACCGACCCGTGGCTGCTGGCAACCCTAAGCGCCTGGGCAGCACCGATTAGATTGGATGCCAACTGGAATGAGGGTAACTACTACGACGGCGAGCCGCCCACCGAGGGACTAAAAGAAGCGCTGAAGCTGGTGACGCTCAACGCCAACCACTGGCAGTGGACCAACGAAACGTTTAACCGCGACTGGGCCGACGAAGCGCGCGACCCGGCTGAGGACATCAACGCCCGCTACGCGATCGAGCAAACCCTGGATGACATCGCCGCCGCTCGTGCCGAGACATCCGATGCCAACCACCTGCTCTACCTGGTACGCGCCAACCAAACCTTTATGGCAGGCCACGGCGACTCGCTAGAGGAAGGACTTGCCGCCATCGAAGCACCGACCCTGATGCTGTATAGCGAAAACGATCTTGTCTTCGCGCCCCAAGGCGTGCGCCGCACCGCCGAGCTGATTGAAGCAGACGGCACCGACGTGACGATTGAAACCCTGGAAGGTACTCGCGGCCACTTGGATGGCGTGGTTTCCATCGACCAAGCCAGTGATACGTTGCGGGAATTTTTACAGTAA
- a CDS encoding GNAT family N-acetyltransferase, translated as MKTTLRTPKKADYEAIATWISDEKACSRWAGPSVPFPFVSENLPELLAVEGCSSYCLSGIHNNCVGFGQFWPGKLGAVHIGRIIISPEARGNGAGRLLCEKLIEKAKQSTGASTVTLRVYRDNHAACSLYSSLGFFVIESESTYDLLFMSTTDIPPFSAASGFRV; from the coding sequence ATGAAAACAACTCTGCGAACACCCAAAAAAGCCGATTATGAGGCTATTGCGACTTGGATCAGTGATGAGAAAGCCTGTTCTCGCTGGGCTGGCCCTTCCGTGCCATTTCCCTTCGTTTCAGAAAACTTGCCTGAGTTACTCGCCGTAGAGGGATGCTCAAGTTATTGTTTATCCGGTATCCATAACAACTGCGTCGGTTTTGGCCAGTTCTGGCCCGGAAAGCTGGGTGCTGTGCATATCGGTAGGATTATTATTTCGCCTGAAGCAAGAGGAAATGGCGCAGGCCGCTTGCTTTGCGAAAAGCTCATCGAAAAGGCCAAGCAATCCACTGGCGCATCGACGGTTACGCTGCGCGTCTATCGAGATAACCATGCTGCTTGTTCTTTGTATTCAAGCCTTGGCTTCTTTGTTATCGAGTCTGAGTCTACATATGACTTATTGTTCATGAGTACAACCGACATCCCCCCTTTCTCAGCAGCATCCGGGTTTAGAGTCTGA
- a CDS encoding ribonuclease Z, whose translation MNLLFLGTSAGVPTKTRNVSGIALRESKGKGWYLIDCGEGTQHQVLHTKLSFHSLKAIFITHVHGDHCYGLPGILASAGMGGRKAPLTIVAPAGIKAWLEATCEATQLSLPFSLEFIDSDELPSVAFESIAVSTFRLSHRAPSYAYAFTETKVDAALDLDKLAHKGIPRGPLWGQLKQGFDVEFEGERLKSHDYLVFKHKPRKVVIAGDNDQPDLLFEACAGAQVLVHEATYTEEMAQKAGDVGHSYAKLVAAFAETVQLPNLVLTHFSPRYQLNPQASPSIEDIRKEAQCAYSGSLYLAQDFGEYTLDKAGHFSELAYE comes from the coding sequence ATGAATTTACTCTTCCTCGGCACATCCGCCGGTGTACCCACCAAAACAAGAAACGTCTCCGGAATCGCCTTACGAGAGAGCAAAGGCAAAGGCTGGTACCTGATCGATTGTGGTGAGGGCACCCAGCATCAGGTCTTGCATACGAAGCTGTCGTTCCATTCATTGAAGGCCATCTTTATTACCCACGTGCACGGCGACCACTGCTATGGGCTGCCGGGCATCCTGGCGAGTGCGGGAATGGGTGGCCGGAAAGCGCCGCTTACCATTGTGGCACCCGCAGGTATCAAGGCGTGGCTGGAGGCCACCTGTGAGGCCACGCAGCTATCTTTACCCTTCTCCCTGGAGTTTATCGACTCGGACGAGCTGCCCAGCGTTGCGTTTGAAAGCATCGCGGTGTCCACCTTCAGGCTTTCACATCGGGCGCCGTCCTACGCTTATGCGTTTACGGAGACAAAGGTCGATGCTGCCTTGGACTTGGATAAGTTAGCGCATAAGGGCATTCCGAGAGGGCCTTTGTGGGGGCAGTTGAAGCAAGGGTTTGATGTTGAGTTTGAGGGTGAGCGGTTAAAAAGCCATGACTACCTAGTCTTCAAGCACAAGCCGAGGAAAGTGGTGATCGCCGGGGACAATGACCAGCCTGACTTGTTGTTTGAGGCGTGCGCGGGCGCACAGGTGTTGGTGCATGAAGCCACCTACACCGAAGAGATGGCCCAGAAAGCCGGTGATGTCGGGCATAGCTACGCCAAGCTTGTCGCCGCGTTTGCCGAAACCGTACAGCTTCCCAATCTGGTGCTGACGCACTTTAGCCCCCGTTACCAGCTCAACCCCCAGGCGTCGCCTTCCATCGAAGACATCCGTAAAGAAGCCCAGTGCGCCTATTCGGGCTCGCTTTACCTGGCGCAGGATTTTGGCGAATACACCCTGGATAAAGCGGGCCACTTTTCTGAACTGGCGTACGAATAG
- a CDS encoding S8 family peptidase, whose product MTKYITTINPEKFDREKAERFFAGKVGKGRALHRLVIISTDRSKAEVESFPGVLTVTEDSVIYPDVAQTIIVPSPGGNPGQAIKQTNAGWALKSLSRPYHDAYYYNRGGGNVDIYILDSGVNGDLPEFGERVNYLYSLDNRTWNTSDHGTIVASVAAGSQYGVAKNADIYSCRIGDGPFPRSNIYEALDTVAWHHWAKTTNTPSVVSMSFSGLSSSLEGEHDAIQEEYRYAYHELKTAGIVLVASSGNSDYEYENWNEYGGVNQVPAAFEDVISVGAHDTNMNRSIWPSGYASCYGSNIDLWAPGTQVDCLGRLGRGMAANGTSLSCPLVAGTIALLLEGSR is encoded by the coding sequence TTGACTAAATACATTACGACTATTAATCCTGAAAAATTTGACCGTGAAAAGGCTGAAAGGTTCTTTGCTGGGAAGGTAGGCAAGGGACGAGCTCTGCATCGTTTGGTCATTATCTCAACCGATCGGAGTAAGGCAGAAGTTGAGAGCTTTCCAGGTGTTCTGACTGTGACAGAAGACAGTGTTATTTATCCTGATGTGGCACAAACGATCATAGTCCCAAGTCCAGGCGGAAACCCAGGACAGGCTATCAAGCAAACAAACGCAGGATGGGCATTGAAGTCGTTAAGTCGCCCATATCATGATGCTTATTATTACAATCGTGGTGGTGGTAATGTTGATATTTACATATTAGATAGCGGGGTTAATGGAGACTTACCTGAGTTTGGTGAACGAGTTAACTACCTTTATAGCCTAGATAACAGAACCTGGAACACAAGCGATCACGGTACGATAGTTGCGTCCGTAGCAGCAGGTAGCCAGTATGGTGTTGCTAAGAATGCAGATATCTATAGTTGCCGTATAGGTGACGGGCCTTTTCCTCGTTCTAACATCTACGAAGCACTGGATACTGTAGCATGGCATCATTGGGCCAAGACAACTAACACCCCGTCTGTAGTGTCTATGTCTTTCAGTGGATTATCCTCTAGTCTTGAAGGGGAGCATGATGCAATCCAAGAGGAGTACCGCTACGCTTATCATGAGCTAAAAACTGCTGGTATCGTTCTTGTGGCCTCCAGCGGGAACAGTGACTATGAATACGAGAACTGGAACGAATATGGGGGAGTAAACCAAGTGCCCGCCGCTTTTGAGGATGTTATTTCTGTGGGGGCCCATGATACCAATATGAATCGTAGCATCTGGCCTTCTGGGTACGCTTCCTGTTATGGTTCTAATATAGATTTGTGGGCTCCAGGCACCCAGGTAGATTGTTTAGGCCGTCTTGGTCGTGGCATGGCTGCTAATGGAACCAGTCTGTCTTGCCCGCTAGTAGCTGGTACAATTGCACTACTTCTTGAAGGCTCTAGATAG